TCGGAACATTGATCTCGCCCATGTTCTTGTACGCATCTACAACACCTTGTGCTACTCTATCGCAACGCACAATTCCACCGAAGATGTTCACCAGAATGGCTTTCACATTCGGGTCGCGAAGAATAATTCTGAACGCCTGCTCCACACGAGCCGCATCTGCCGTTCCGCCCACATCCAAGAAATTGGCAGGCTCAAAACCGAGCAGCTTGATCATGTCCATGGTAGCCATGGCCAATCCGGCACCGTTTACCATGCAACCCACGTTTCCGTCCAGTTTCACATAGTTCAGACCAACTTTTCCA
The DNA window shown above is from Flavobacteriales bacterium and carries:
- the sucC gene encoding succinate--CoA ligase subunit beta (catalyzes the interconversion of succinyl-CoA and succinate); this translates as GPSGQAFKEMTKFVAALYNAYVSSDSSMFEINPVLKTSDNKILAVDAKVTLDDNALYRHKDYAEMRDESEEDPTEVEAGKVGLNYVKLDGNVGCMVNGAGLAMATMDMIKLLGFEPANFLDVGGTADAARVEQAFRIILRDPNVKAILVNIFGGIVRCDRVAQGVVDAYKNMGEINVP